A genome region from Bradyrhizobium sp. WSM1417 includes the following:
- a CDS encoding cupredoxin domain-containing protein, producing MPGRLSAIASAVLLVALAVPAHAATIEITMENLEVSPKDASAKVGDTIEWINKDVFAHTATARNGDFDVNLPAKKSGTLVLKKAGTVDYYCRYHPNMKATLKIEP from the coding sequence ATGCCGGGACGATTGTCTGCGATCGCGTCAGCGGTCCTGCTCGTGGCGTTGGCCGTCCCGGCGCACGCTGCGACCATAGAGATCACGATGGAGAATCTCGAAGTGTCGCCGAAAGACGCTTCGGCCAAGGTCGGCGACACCATTGAATGGATCAACAAGGACGTCTTCGCCCACACCGCGACGGCCAGGAACGGCGATTTCGACGTCAACCTGCCTGCCAAAAAATCAGGGACGTTAGTTCTCAAGAAGGCAGGCACGGTCGATTATTACTGCCGCTATCATCCCAACATGAAAGCGACGCTCAAGATCGAGCCGTAA
- a CDS encoding FAD-binding oxidoreductase — MNVNHSATPPLAPELIDQFRKIVGERHAITDAADIEAYVTEERNLFHGRSPLVLRPGSTAEVAAICKLASEHKIALVPQGGNTGLVGGQTPHNGEVVVSLRRLDKIREVDTASNTMTCEAGVVLQIAQQKAAEVDRLFPLSLGAEGSCTIGGNLSTNAGGTAALAYGVAREMALGLEVVLADGRVLNVLSKLKKDNTGYNLHNLFIGAEGTLGIITAATLKLFPKPRSIETAFVGLKSPDAALKLLAIAQSEAANALTSFELLSQMAVDFSIRHGIDVRDPLAQKHAWYVLMELSSPGDDARTPLETILGRAMEDEIVDDAVIAANLTQRAGFWKLRDEMSSAQKPEGGSIKHDISVPVATVPAFIAEANEAVVKLIPGARPVPFGHLGDGNLHYNVSQPIGANTADYLARWHEMNAVVFAIVLRMGGSISAEHGIGVLKRDELPDVKDKTAIELMRQLKAMLDPLGIMNPGKVL, encoded by the coding sequence ATGAACGTCAATCATTCCGCCACCCCTCCGCTTGCGCCCGAGCTGATCGACCAATTCCGGAAGATCGTCGGCGAGAGGCACGCCATTACCGATGCGGCCGACATCGAGGCCTATGTCACCGAGGAGCGCAATCTGTTCCACGGCCGCTCGCCGCTGGTGCTGCGCCCCGGCTCGACCGCCGAAGTCGCCGCGATCTGCAAGCTCGCTTCGGAGCACAAGATCGCGCTGGTGCCACAGGGCGGCAACACCGGGCTGGTCGGCGGCCAGACCCCGCACAATGGCGAGGTGGTAGTGTCGCTGCGGCGGCTCGACAAGATCCGCGAGGTCGATACTGCGTCGAACACCATGACCTGCGAGGCCGGCGTGGTGCTGCAGATCGCGCAGCAGAAGGCCGCCGAAGTGGACCGGCTGTTTCCGCTTTCGCTGGGCGCGGAAGGGAGCTGCACGATCGGCGGCAATCTCTCCACCAATGCCGGCGGCACGGCCGCGCTCGCCTATGGCGTCGCGCGCGAGATGGCGCTGGGGCTGGAAGTGGTGCTGGCCGACGGGCGCGTGCTCAACGTGCTGTCGAAGCTGAAGAAGGACAACACCGGCTACAATCTGCACAACCTCTTCATCGGCGCGGAAGGTACGCTCGGCATCATCACCGCGGCGACGCTGAAGCTGTTTCCGAAGCCGCGCTCGATCGAGACCGCCTTCGTCGGGCTGAAGTCGCCGGACGCCGCGCTGAAACTGCTGGCGATCGCGCAAAGCGAGGCCGCCAATGCGCTGACGAGCTTCGAGCTGCTGTCGCAGATGGCGGTCGATTTCTCGATCCGCCACGGCATCGACGTGCGCGATCCGCTCGCGCAAAAGCATGCCTGGTACGTGCTGATGGAATTGTCGTCGCCAGGCGACGACGCCCGCACGCCGCTGGAGACAATCCTCGGCCGCGCCATGGAGGACGAGATCGTCGACGACGCGGTGATCGCGGCCAATCTGACCCAGCGCGCCGGCTTCTGGAAGCTGCGCGACGAAATGTCGTCGGCGCAGAAGCCGGAGGGCGGCTCGATCAAGCACGACATCTCCGTGCCGGTCGCCACCGTGCCCGCCTTCATCGCCGAGGCCAATGAAGCCGTGGTGAAGCTGATCCCCGGCGCGCGGCCGGTGCCGTTCGGCCATCTCGGCGACGGCAATCTGCACTACAATGTCAGCCAGCCGATCGGCGCCAACACCGCGGACTATCTGGCGCGCTGGCACGAGATGAACGCGGTGGTGTTCGCCATCGTGTTGCGCATGGGCGGCTCGATCTCGGCCGAGCACGGCATCGGCGTGCTCAAGCGCGACGAGCTGCCCGACGTGAAGGACAAGACCGCAATCGAGCTGATGCGACAGCTCAAGGCGATGCTCGATCCGCTTGGAATCATGAACCCGGGAAAAGTGCTGTGA
- a CDS encoding GNAT family acetyltransferase: protein MSALRIDAITESDVESVVALWQRCGLTRPWNDPHADIALARRRDNSTILLGRDGGAIVATVMVGHDGHRGWVYYVAVDPNSQKRGYGRVIMAAAENWLRQAGILKLQLLVRRGNEQANAFYQSLGFEESTSVMFQKWLDGRTTTPSN from the coding sequence GTGAGTGCACTCAGGATCGACGCGATCACCGAGTCCGATGTCGAGTCCGTGGTGGCGCTGTGGCAGCGCTGCGGGCTGACGCGGCCGTGGAACGATCCGCATGCCGACATCGCGCTGGCGCGGCGGCGCGATAATTCCACCATCTTGCTCGGCCGCGACGGCGGCGCCATCGTCGCCACCGTGATGGTCGGCCATGACGGCCATCGCGGTTGGGTCTATTACGTCGCGGTCGATCCGAATAGCCAGAAGCGCGGCTACGGCCGCGTCATCATGGCCGCGGCCGAAAACTGGCTGCGCCAGGCTGGAATTTTGAAGCTCCAGCTGCTGGTCCGGCGCGGGAATGAGCAGGCCAATGCGTTCTACCAGTCGCTGGGTTTCGAGGAATCGACCTCGGTGATGTTCCAGAAATGGCTCGACGGCCGCACCACAACGCCAAGCAATTGA
- a CDS encoding RNA polymerase sigma factor, whose translation MPRTAAGLSAGAKTSEIRILEAELVERARGRDEAALREIMQANNRRLYRLARGILRSDSEAEDVVQETYIRAFTHLDGFRGESGLSTWLSRIAINEALGRARSARPHIELGSVPEATLEAQIIKFPASSAGDPERTMAQREIQRVVERAIDELPDVFRMVFVARVMEGMNIEETAELLGVKPETVKTRLHRARTMLRENVEKEIGPLVMDAFPFAGWRCERLTVSVLKRLGIGG comes from the coding sequence ATGCCACGGACCGCAGCCGGCCTATCCGCCGGCGCCAAAACATCGGAAATCCGGATCTTGGAAGCCGAACTGGTCGAGCGGGCGCGGGGCCGTGATGAGGCCGCGCTACGCGAGATCATGCAGGCCAATAACCGCAGGCTCTATCGTCTGGCGCGCGGAATCCTGCGCAGCGACAGCGAAGCCGAGGATGTCGTTCAGGAAACCTATATCCGCGCCTTCACCCATCTCGACGGTTTTCGCGGCGAGTCCGGTCTGTCGACGTGGCTGTCCCGCATCGCCATCAACGAGGCGCTTGGCCGGGCGCGAAGCGCCAGGCCGCATATCGAACTCGGCTCGGTGCCCGAAGCGACGCTCGAGGCACAGATCATCAAATTTCCCGCTTCCTCCGCAGGCGATCCGGAAAGGACCATGGCCCAACGTGAAATCCAGCGCGTCGTCGAGCGCGCCATCGATGAATTGCCGGACGTCTTCCGCATGGTCTTCGTCGCACGCGTCATGGAAGGCATGAACATCGAGGAGACCGCGGAGCTGCTCGGCGTCAAGCCCGAGACCGTGAAGACGCGGCTGCACCGTGCGCGGACCATGCTGCGCGAGAACGTCGAGAAGGAGATCGGTCCCCTAGTGATGGATGCGTTCCCGTTCGCCGGGTGGCGCTGCGAGCGGCTGACCGTGTCAGTGCTGAAGCGGCTCGGCATCGGCGGCTGA
- a CDS encoding tripartite tricarboxylate transporter substrate binding protein, which produces MNEKIIALVAAFGFTACGSAWAAWPEDKPIEVVVGFAPGGGTDVMARKLLPFVERALGGKAKFVVLNKPGAGGEIAFASIARAAPDAYSIGVVNVPGYNFLPMTRKTQYTTDEIRLVARLVEDPNVVVVPADSRFNNLPDVIAALRGKPGSVTFGHNGAGTNGHLAIRMLAAAAKVEPNEISYRGTAAQRTDLLGGHLEVGMVSLSEIPELHGSNKGPLRVIAILSKKRFASLPDVPTAEEVGFPVTSTAERGFAVPKGVPDDIVKKLEAGIAAGLRNPEYLTGSPGDEPVISFMPGNAWQKRLDDMSEALRPYAEAMRENEQK; this is translated from the coding sequence ATGAACGAGAAAATCATCGCGCTCGTTGCAGCTTTTGGCTTCACTGCTTGCGGATCGGCATGGGCCGCGTGGCCGGAGGACAAGCCAATCGAAGTCGTCGTCGGCTTTGCGCCCGGCGGCGGTACCGATGTCATGGCTCGCAAGCTTCTTCCCTTCGTCGAGCGCGCGCTGGGCGGCAAGGCGAAGTTTGTCGTCCTGAACAAGCCTGGGGCCGGTGGAGAGATCGCGTTTGCCTCGATCGCGCGCGCGGCGCCCGACGCCTATTCGATCGGCGTCGTCAACGTCCCGGGCTACAACTTTCTGCCGATGACGCGCAAAACCCAATACACCACGGACGAAATTCGGCTGGTCGCGCGGCTGGTCGAGGATCCGAACGTAGTCGTAGTGCCCGCGGACAGCAGGTTCAACAATCTGCCGGACGTCATTGCCGCACTACGCGGCAAGCCGGGCTCGGTGACGTTTGGACACAATGGTGCTGGCACGAACGGTCATCTGGCCATTCGCATGCTCGCCGCAGCCGCGAAGGTGGAGCCCAACGAAATCTCCTACAGGGGAACGGCCGCACAGAGGACCGATCTGCTCGGCGGGCATCTGGAAGTCGGGATGGTCAGTCTCAGCGAGATTCCCGAATTACATGGCAGCAACAAGGGCCCGCTGCGCGTCATCGCGATCCTGTCGAAGAAGCGCTTTGCATCGCTGCCCGATGTGCCGACCGCAGAGGAGGTGGGCTTTCCGGTCACGTCGACGGCAGAGCGCGGTTTCGCGGTCCCGAAGGGCGTGCCGGATGACATCGTCAAGAAGCTGGAAGCCGGGATTGCCGCAGGCCTGCGTAATCCAGAGTACCTGACAGGCTCGCCCGGCGACGAGCCGGTGATCTCCTTCATGCCTGGGAATGCGTGGCAAAAACGCCTCGACGACATGTCCGAGGCGTTGCGTCCTTACGCCGAGGCCATGCGCGAGAACGAGCAGAAGTAA
- a CDS encoding NUDIX hydrolase, with translation MAAIVQPTRPQIAVSAAIFRDGKVLLTRRARSPAKGFYSLPGGRVEFGESLHQALAREIDEETGLDIDVIGLAGWREVLPAAAGAGHYLIMSFAARWVAREPVLNDELDDYRWIAPEALAGLGDLKLTGGLEEVIQSAHRLIGP, from the coding sequence ATGGCTGCGATCGTTCAGCCCACCCGTCCCCAGATCGCGGTCAGTGCCGCGATTTTTCGTGACGGCAAGGTGCTTCTGACCCGTCGCGCGCGCTCGCCGGCAAAGGGGTTCTATTCGCTGCCAGGCGGCCGGGTCGAGTTCGGCGAATCGCTGCACCAGGCGCTGGCGCGCGAGATCGACGAGGAGACCGGGCTCGATATCGACGTCATCGGCCTCGCGGGCTGGCGCGAAGTGCTCCCGGCCGCGGCCGGCGCCGGCCACTACCTGATCATGTCCTTTGCCGCCCGCTGGGTGGCCCGGGAGCCGGTTCTCAACGACGAGCTCGACGACTACCGCTGGATCGCCCCGGAGGCCTTGGCGGGCCTTGGCGACCTCAAGCTGACCGGCGGGCTGGAAGAGGTCATCCAGTCCGCCCACCGGCTGATCGGCCCCTGA
- a CDS encoding SOS response-associated peptidase — MCGRFVITSAPAALRQLFGYIEQPNFPPRFNVAPTQPIPVVLAENGARHFRLMRWGLLPGWVKDPRGFTLLINARSETVLEKPAFKRAIRRRRGLIPADGYYEWKTKDGRKQPFFIHRADGAPLGFAALFETWVGPNGEELDTVAIVTAAAGEDLATLHDRVPVTISPRDFERWLDSRSDDVDAVLPLMTAPRIGEFAWHPVSTRVNRVANDDDQLLLPISAEEMEAEAPRKKVARKAAAGSADDGQGSLF; from the coding sequence ATGTGTGGACGCTTCGTCATAACTTCGGCCCCCGCGGCTTTGCGGCAACTGTTCGGCTACATTGAGCAGCCGAATTTCCCGCCCCGGTTCAACGTGGCCCCGACACAACCGATTCCGGTCGTGCTGGCCGAGAATGGCGCGCGCCATTTTCGGCTGATGCGCTGGGGACTGCTGCCGGGCTGGGTCAAGGATCCCCGCGGGTTTACGCTCCTGATCAATGCCCGTTCCGAGACGGTGCTGGAGAAGCCGGCCTTCAAACGCGCGATTCGCCGGCGGCGCGGCCTGATTCCGGCTGACGGCTATTACGAATGGAAGACGAAGGATGGCCGCAAGCAGCCCTTCTTCATCCATCGCGCCGACGGCGCGCCGCTCGGCTTTGCTGCGTTGTTCGAGACCTGGGTAGGGCCAAACGGCGAGGAGCTCGACACGGTCGCGATCGTCACGGCGGCCGCAGGCGAGGATCTCGCCACGCTGCATGACCGCGTGCCCGTCACCATCAGCCCGCGCGATTTCGAGCGCTGGCTCGACAGCCGCAGCGATGACGTCGATGCCGTGTTGCCGCTGATGACCGCCCCGCGCATCGGCGAATTCGCCTGGCACCCGGTCTCCACCCGGGTCAACCGCGTCGCCAATGACGACGACCAGTTGCTCCTTCCGATCAGCGCGGAGGAGATGGAGGCGGAGGCGCCGAGGAAGAAGGTGGCGCGGAAAGCGGCGGCCGGGTCGGCGGATGACGGGCAGGGATCGTTGTTCTAG
- a CDS encoding TIGR02301 family protein, whose amino-acid sequence MSTRFLAIFALILACASVPTRAQDGAAPFDGDLQRLAEILGGLHYLRGICGSNEGNKWRSEMQALIDAETPAGERRTRMIAGFNRGYNGFQQTYRSCTPAATVAIRRYIEEGAKISRDLTARYAN is encoded by the coding sequence ATGTCGACGCGATTTCTGGCCATTTTTGCCCTGATTCTCGCCTGTGCCTCGGTGCCCACGAGGGCTCAGGACGGGGCAGCGCCGTTTGACGGCGATTTGCAGCGGCTGGCGGAGATCCTCGGTGGGCTGCACTATCTGCGCGGCATCTGCGGGTCCAACGAGGGCAACAAATGGCGCAGCGAGATGCAGGCGCTGATCGATGCCGAAACCCCCGCGGGCGAACGCCGCACCCGTATGATCGCCGGCTTCAACCGCGGTTATAACGGCTTTCAGCAGACCTACCGGAGCTGCACGCCGGCCGCGACGGTGGCGATCCGCCGCTACATCGAGGAAGGCGCGAAGATCTCGCGCGATCTCACGGCGCGTTACGCGAACTGA
- a CDS encoding GDP-mannose pyrophosphatase yields MTISDRVRIKDVRVLSDGWTPLKTTTFEYRRANGQWQTQHRETYERDNAAAVLPYNLARRTVILVKQFRLPAFIRGYDDLLIEAAAGVLDDASPEIRIRAEAEEETGYRLHHVHKVFEAFMSPGAITEKLHFFIAEYEPEMQVSDGGGLEHEGEDIEVLELGIDKALAMIADGRIIDAKAIMLLQHVALHVFR; encoded by the coding sequence ATGACGATTTCCGACCGCGTCCGCATCAAGGACGTCCGCGTGCTCTCGGACGGCTGGACTCCCCTGAAGACTACGACGTTCGAGTACCGGCGCGCCAATGGCCAATGGCAGACGCAGCATCGCGAGACCTATGAGCGCGACAACGCCGCCGCCGTGCTGCCGTATAATCTGGCGCGCCGTACGGTGATCCTGGTGAAGCAATTCCGCCTGCCGGCCTTCATCCGCGGTTACGACGATCTCCTGATCGAGGCGGCCGCCGGCGTGCTGGACGACGCCTCGCCCGAAATACGCATCCGCGCCGAAGCGGAGGAAGAAACCGGCTATCGCCTGCACCACGTTCACAAGGTGTTCGAGGCGTTCATGAGCCCCGGCGCCATCACCGAGAAGCTGCATTTCTTCATCGCCGAGTACGAGCCGGAGATGCAGGTCAGCGACGGCGGCGGCCTCGAGCACGAAGGCGAGGACATCGAGGTGCTGGAGCTCGGCATCGACAAAGCGCTGGCGATGATCGCGGACGGCCGCATCATCGACGCCAAGGCGATCATGCTGCTGCAGCACGTGGCGCTGCATGTGTTTCGGTGA
- a CDS encoding glycine reductase, producing the protein MSASRDDEFGFAPDYDAPVPYMQRTRDYYAAIGYTTAYRWAHYTEAPFQPLKKPLSQSRVTIITTAAPYDPTKGDQGPGAAYNGGAKFYQVYDGDTANQHDLRISHIGYDRKHTTATDNGTWFPLPQLLKASAAERIGEVAPRFFGAPTNRSHRVTLDTDAPEILARCVADKVDVAVLVPNCPVCHQTTALVARHLEANGIPTVIMGCAKDIIEHAAVPRFLFSDFPLGNSAGKPHDLTSQAQTLELALRLLETASGPQTTMQSPLRWSEDASWKLDYNNVAQLSPEELARRRAEFDKQKEIARGNRAA; encoded by the coding sequence ATGTCCGCTTCGCGCGACGACGAATTCGGCTTTGCGCCCGACTACGACGCTCCCGTCCCCTATATGCAGCGCACGCGGGACTATTACGCCGCGATCGGCTACACCACCGCGTATCGCTGGGCCCATTACACCGAGGCGCCGTTCCAGCCGCTGAAGAAGCCGCTGTCGCAATCACGCGTCACCATCATCACGACGGCCGCGCCATACGACCCCACCAAGGGCGATCAGGGACCGGGTGCGGCATATAATGGCGGCGCAAAATTCTACCAGGTCTATGACGGCGACACGGCGAACCAGCACGACCTTCGCATCTCGCATATCGGCTACGACCGCAAGCACACCACGGCCACCGACAACGGCACCTGGTTTCCGCTGCCGCAACTCTTGAAGGCGAGCGCTGCGGAGCGCATCGGCGAGGTGGCCCCGCGCTTCTTCGGCGCGCCGACCAACCGCAGCCATCGCGTCACGCTCGACACCGACGCGCCGGAGATTCTAGCGCGCTGCGTTGCCGACAAGGTCGATGTCGCCGTGCTGGTGCCGAACTGCCCGGTCTGCCACCAGACCACGGCCCTGGTGGCGCGGCATCTCGAGGCGAACGGCATTCCGACCGTGATCATGGGCTGCGCCAAGGACATCATCGAGCACGCCGCCGTGCCGCGCTTCCTGTTCTCGGATTTCCCGCTCGGCAATTCCGCCGGCAAGCCGCACGACCTCACCTCGCAGGCACAGACGCTCGAGCTGGCCCTCAGGCTGCTGGAGACCGCGAGCGGCCCGCAGACCACGATGCAGTCGCCGCTGCGCTGGAGCGAGGACGCCTCCTGGAAGCTCGACTACAACAACGTCGCGCAGCTCTCGCCTGAAGAGCTGGCGCGCCGCCGCGCGGAATTCGACAAGCAGAAGGAGATCGCGCGCGGCAATCGCGCCGCCTGA
- a CDS encoding DUF4142 domain-containing protein: MFVRWTTAIAAAILLSSPALLQGARAADKLTDPQIAHIAYTAGVIDINAAKQAQKKAKNKDVKAFADDMLRDHEAVNKQALALVKKLNVTPEDNDTSKALSKQASEKLAELDKLSGAAFDKAYVANEVAYHKTVNGALETELIPSASNAELKSLLQTGLKIFQGHQQHAEHVAAELK, translated from the coding sequence ATGTTCGTTCGTTGGACCACGGCGATCGCCGCTGCAATTTTGTTGTCGAGCCCCGCGCTGCTGCAAGGCGCCAGAGCAGCCGACAAGCTGACCGATCCGCAGATCGCCCACATCGCCTATACCGCGGGCGTGATCGACATCAACGCAGCCAAGCAGGCGCAGAAGAAAGCCAAGAACAAGGACGTGAAGGCGTTTGCCGACGACATGCTGCGCGACCACGAGGCCGTCAACAAGCAGGCGCTCGCGCTGGTCAAGAAGCTGAACGTCACGCCTGAAGACAACGACACCAGCAAGGCGCTGTCAAAGCAGGCGAGCGAGAAGCTCGCCGAACTGGACAAGCTGAGCGGTGCGGCCTTCGACAAGGCCTACGTCGCGAACGAGGTCGCCTACCACAAAACCGTCAATGGCGCGCTGGAAACCGAGCTCATTCCGTCCGCCAGCAATGCCGAACTGAAGAGCCTGCTGCAGACCGGCCTGAAAATCTTTCAGGGCCATCAGCAGCACGCCGAGCACGTCGCGGCGGAGCTGAAATAG
- a CDS encoding L-threonylcarbamoyladenylate synthase encodes MKTGLETLILPAGEAGAEAAARTLAAGGLVAFPTETVYGLGADAGNASAIAHLYAAKGRPSFNPLIAHVADLAAARRIGRFDACALRLAEAFWPGPLTLVVPKTENCPVAELATAGLDTVAIRIPAHPVAQAILRAFGGAVVAPSANLSGHVSPTLAAHVEGDLAGRIDLIVDGGPVTVGVESTIVGCFAAPMLLRPGGLSRERIEAVLGAPLARLPAETDIDDSQPLAPGMLASHYAPRANVRLNAQDIAPGEALLAFGPARLPGLEAATAVMNLSPSGDLDEAAANLFGYLRALDAGSPRAIAVMAIPEQDLGEAINDRLRRAAVAR; translated from the coding sequence GTGAAAACGGGTCTTGAAACGCTGATTTTACCGGCCGGCGAGGCCGGCGCGGAAGCCGCCGCCCGGACATTGGCCGCCGGCGGGCTGGTCGCGTTCCCGACCGAGACGGTCTATGGGCTCGGGGCGGATGCCGGAAATGCCAGCGCGATCGCCCATCTTTACGCCGCCAAGGGGCGACCGTCGTTCAATCCGCTGATCGCGCATGTCGCCGACCTCGCGGCCGCGCGGCGGATCGGGCGATTCGACGCCTGCGCCTTGCGCCTCGCGGAGGCGTTCTGGCCGGGGCCGCTGACGCTGGTGGTGCCGAAGACGGAAAACTGCCCGGTGGCCGAGCTTGCGACCGCGGGCCTCGACACGGTCGCGATCCGCATTCCGGCCCATCCGGTGGCGCAGGCGATCCTGCGCGCCTTTGGCGGGGCTGTGGTGGCGCCGTCCGCCAACCTCTCCGGCCACGTCTCTCCGACGCTGGCCGCCCATGTCGAGGGCGACCTTGCGGGGCGGATCGACCTGATCGTCGATGGCGGGCCGGTTACGGTCGGCGTCGAATCGACCATCGTCGGCTGCTTTGCGGCGCCGATGCTGCTGCGGCCCGGCGGGCTGTCACGCGAGCGGATCGAGGCCGTACTCGGTGCACCGCTGGCGCGTCTGCCCGCAGAGACCGACATCGACGACAGCCAGCCGCTGGCGCCGGGCATGCTGGCCTCGCATTACGCGCCGCGCGCCAATGTGCGGCTCAATGCGCAGGATATCGCGCCCGGCGAAGCGCTGCTGGCGTTCGGCCCCGCGCGCCTGCCCGGACTGGAGGCCGCCACCGCGGTCATGAATTTGTCGCCCAGCGGCGATCTCGATGAAGCCGCCGCCAATCTGTTCGGCTATCTTCGCGCCCTCGATGCCGGGAGCCCGCGGGCGATCGCGGTGATGGCGATCCCCGAACAGGATCTGGGCGAAGCGATCAACGACCGGCTGCGCCGGGCGGCGGTCGCGCGATAA
- a CDS encoding CaiB/BaiF CoA-transferase family protein — translation MTRPFEGVKILDFTQVLAGPYASYQLALLGADVIKVERREGEDMRRTPLSREWADRGLAPAFQAINGNKRSLTLDLQKPDAIAIVKKLAAQVDVVMENFRPGVMDKLGIGYEALSAINPKLIYCAVSGFGQTGPDRLRPGYDGKMQALSGIMAITGHPETGPTRAGFAVCDVLSGATAAFGVSSALYQRDRTGKGQLIDVSMLEATMAFLSGQIADWSVAGHRQQLSGNQAVSRRTTANLFRCGDGHILLAVNNEKQYRALMSALGREDTLGDPRFADWFARNENEPALRAIIEEALAARPAREWETILEDAGAPCASIWKVEEVIDHPQIKARGAIQELDTPYGRLRFAGSGFKLAHGGGRLDRMAPELGADTDAVLGDLGFDAAEIAALRAREIV, via the coding sequence GTGACGCGACCGTTCGAGGGCGTGAAGATTCTGGACTTCACGCAAGTGCTGGCCGGCCCCTATGCGAGCTACCAGCTCGCGCTCCTGGGCGCCGACGTCATCAAGGTCGAGCGGCGCGAGGGCGAGGACATGCGCCGCACGCCACTGTCGCGCGAATGGGCCGACCGCGGTCTCGCGCCGGCGTTCCAGGCCATCAACGGCAACAAGCGCAGCCTGACGCTCGATCTGCAAAAGCCCGACGCGATCGCGATCGTGAAGAAGCTCGCCGCGCAGGTCGACGTGGTCATGGAGAATTTCCGCCCCGGCGTGATGGACAAGCTCGGCATCGGCTATGAGGCGCTGTCGGCGATCAATCCGAAGCTGATCTACTGCGCGGTATCAGGCTTCGGCCAGACCGGTCCGGACCGGCTGCGCCCCGGCTATGACGGCAAGATGCAGGCGCTGTCCGGCATCATGGCGATCACGGGTCATCCCGAAACCGGCCCGACGCGTGCGGGCTTTGCAGTGTGCGACGTGCTGTCGGGCGCGACCGCTGCGTTCGGCGTGTCGAGCGCGCTGTACCAGCGCGATCGCACCGGCAAGGGCCAGCTCATTGACGTCTCCATGCTGGAGGCGACGATGGCGTTTCTGTCGGGGCAGATCGCGGACTGGTCGGTCGCCGGCCATCGCCAGCAGCTGTCGGGCAATCAGGCCGTCAGCCGCAGGACCACGGCGAATTTGTTCAGATGCGGCGACGGTCACATCCTGCTCGCTGTCAACAACGAGAAGCAATATCGCGCGCTGATGTCTGCGCTCGGCCGCGAGGATACGCTCGGCGACCCGCGCTTTGCCGACTGGTTCGCGCGCAACGAGAACGAGCCGGCGCTGCGCGCCATCATCGAAGAGGCGCTCGCGGCCAGGCCTGCGCGCGAATGGGAGACCATTCTGGAAGATGCCGGCGCGCCCTGCGCCAGCATCTGGAAAGTCGAGGAAGTGATCGACCATCCGCAGATCAAGGCGCGCGGCGCGATCCAGGAGCTCGATACGCCCTATGGGCGGCTTCGTTTCGCCGGCAGCGGATTCAAGCTCGCGCATGGCGGCGGCAGGCTCGACCGGATGGCGCCGGAGCTCGGTGCGGATACGGACGCGGTGCTGGGCGATCTGGGATTTGACGCGGCCGAGATCGCGGCGTTGAGGGCGAGGGAGATTGTTTAA